The sequence below is a genomic window from Campylobacter concisus.
ATGGGCGTTTAGTAAAAAAAGCTCACCTTTTATGACGCGCACAAAGCTATCTTTTAAATTTGCTCTACCAGCCCTTAGAGCTTTGACTTCGCTGCCTTTTAAAACGATGCCAGCCTCGAAGGTTTCAAGTATGCTAAAGTCATGCAAAGCTTTTTTGTTTTTTGCTAGTTCTTTTATCAAAATTTTTACCTTTTATTTTACGCTAAATACGCTACTACCGCTGCCACTTAGAAATTTATCTTTAAACTCGTTCATCTGTGGATAGAGCTTAAAGCATGGGGCAAAAAGATCGTTTAACTCCCCGTTTTTATAAATTTCAAGTAGCTCTTTACTCTTTAAATTTTGCATTTTTTTTGCAGCATTAACGTCTATGTATTGTAAGAAATTGCTTCTAAATTCTTGATAAACCATCGGTGTGGAGCAAAAAATATTTGGCGTGAAGATATTTAAATTTGGCACTTCATCGTCAAATTCTTCTATGATCTCGCCTATGCCGCTTACATTTGCTGCTTTGTAGCCACTTACAAAAAAGGCCACATCTGCGCCGATTTTAGATGCTATTTGCATCAAATTTTCGCGTTTTATATTTAAATTTAGCTCGTCATTTACCATAAGTAAAAAGGTGGCAGCGTTTGAACTGCCTCCACCAAGGCCCGCACCTATTGGGATATTTTTGTTGATGATGATTTTATGAGAGCTAAAAAACTCGTCAAGCTCGTTTGAAAAGCTGGCTCTTTTTAGCTCATCTATTGCTTTTTGAATGATATTGTCTTTTATATCGCTGTTGTTGCATTCTATAGCAAACGAATCTGATTTCTTAAAATAAATTTCATCAAAAAGCTGCTCGCAGAGGATAAAGCGCGATAAAATTTCGTGGTAGCTGCCTCTAGTGCCAACTATCTTTAAAAATATATTTATCTTTGCAAAGCTTTTCATTTCTCGATTTTTTTAGCTAGCTCGTGGATATCGGCTTCACTTGCAGTTTTTGTGGCATGGATATTTTCGTTTTTGATATCATTTGCTAGTTCACTTCTTAGTATCATTGTATTTCGTGGTGCTTCGATACCGAGTTTAACAGTATTTTTTGAAATATTTACTATGACAACTTTTATGTCATTTCCTATTAAAATTTCTTCATTTTCTTTTCTTGCTAGGATTAACATTTTTCAACCTTATTTAGAGTGTAATTTATAGTATCATCCGTGATTTGGATTACGCTCATAAATTTATCATAATTTAGCAAATAAATTCCTTGCTTTTGTGTTTCAAAATCGTTAATTTTTAATTTCTTACCATCAAGAATATCATTTATGTCCCCAAAGTATGTATTTTTCTGAATATTTAAAAAATCACAAATATTCAAAAATTTTTCATTTTCGTAGCAAAATTTGCCTTCACTTATCCTTTTTAATGAGCTTAAAGTTACATTATAACCAAGTCTTTTCCCAAAAATTTCTGCATACGAACGGATATAACTTCCTTCACTTACGCTTAGACGGATAGCTAAAAATGGGTGCGAGTAGTTTAAAATTTGGCTATCAAAAATTTCCATCGTTTCTGTCTTTAGCTCAAATTCTTCGCCGTTTCTAGCTAGCTTGTAGGCTCTTGTACCATTTACATGCTTGGCACTAAATTTTGGTGGGATGTAGCTTATTCTGCCAGTCAGTTCGCCTCTTATGGCTTCAAGTTTTTCTAAATTTATCTCTTTTACATTTGAAATTTCAGTGATATTTTCATTATCCATGCTAGGACTACTTGCCCCTAGCCAGATTGTCGCTTCATAGACTTTTGGACTTTTGTCTAAAAATCTAAAAAATTTCGTATACGAGCCAAAAGCGACTATTAAACAACCGCTTGCAAATGGATCAAGTGTGCCTGAAAACCCAGCCTTTTTAACGCCGTATTTTCTCTTTAGTCGCCCTAAAAAGTGGTTTGAGCTCATGCCAGCTGGCTTGTTTGCCACGAAGATGGCGTTCATACGGCCTTTTCCACAAAGCTTGACATGATTTCTCTTACATTGCCACCAAAATTTATGGTCAGCTTAAACTCTTTTTTGATCTTGCTAACCGCGCTCACTCTACCGATACCAAAAATTTTATGTTTAACAAGGTCGCCTTTTTTAAATTCATTACTCTGTTCGATGACTAGCGAGCCATGCGTGATACCGCTCTCGCTTAAAAATCTACTCTTATTTAGCCTTGTGCGCTGACCCTTGTAAAAGCGTGAATTTGCAAAGCTTAGGCTAAGTGTTTTTTTGGCTCTTGTGATCGCCACGTATGCAAGCCTGCGTTCTTCTTCGATATCGCTGCCGTCACCAATGAGCGGGAAAAATCCCTCTTCAAGGCCGATCACAAAAAGGTGCTCAAACTCAAGTCCCTTGCTCGCATGCACGCTCATAATACTTATAGCCTCATCGCTAATGCCGTCTTGCTCGCTTGTTAGCGTGATCTCGTTTAGAAATTCCTCCAGATCAAAGCTTGGATTTTGCTTGATCTGATCTTTTAAAACAGCGTAAAACTCATCGATATTTGCCGCTCTTTCAGCGCCATCTGGCAGGCTCTCGTAGTATTTTTTCACGCCAAATTTAGCTTCAAATTTATCTATCAGGTCAAAAACTGAGCTGCTTTCTTGAAGCTCTTTTAGGTTGTTTGCAAACTCAAGAAGGGCTGATTTTACCTTTTTGCTAAAGGCTTCGTCGTTATCAGAGATGTTTGAGATTGCTTCAAAAATGGAAATTTTACCCTCAAATACCATCTTTTCAAGCTTATCAAGGCTTACTTTACCAAGGCCGCGTTTTGGTCGGTTGATGATACGTCTTATTGAAAAATCATCATTTGGATTGTTTATCAGCCTTAGATAGCTTATGATATCTTTGATCTCGGCTCTTTCATAAAATTTAACTCCGCCGACCATTTTATAGGCGATTTGCTCTTTGTTTAGCCCATCTTCAAGCGAGCGAGAGAGCGCGTTTATGCGGTATAAGATCGCAATATCTTTTGCCTGCACACCTTTGCTTAAAAGCTCTTTTATGCATTTTGCGATCTTACCAGCCTCGACGCTCTCATCAAAGCTCTCTATCAAATTTACGGCCTCGCCTTCGCCTTTTGTGCCCACAAGCTTCTTGCCAAGGCGGTTGCGGTTATGATCTATTAGTTCGTTTGCAGCCTTTAGTATCGCCTCGCTCGAGCGGTAGTTTTTCTCAAGTCTGATAATCTTTACATCTTTAAACTGATCTTTAAAATTTAAGATATTATCGATCTTTGCACCGCGCCAGCCGTAGATGCTTTGATCATCATCGCCCACCACGCAGATGTTTTCGTGGCATAGACAGAGCTTTTTTAGCAGTTTATACTGAAGGTCGTTTGTATCTTGATACTCATCGACCATTATATATTTGTATCGGTTTGAAATCTCTCTAGCAAGATCTTCGTTTTCGTCTAAAATTTTATAAGTAAGCCCTAGCAGATCGTCAAAATCAACAAGATTATTTGTTTTGAGATAATCTTCATATTTTTCATAAATTTGTGCTGCTTGTTTGTAAAAGTTATCCTTGCTTTTATCGAAAGACGAGAAATTTGCGTTTTTATAGACCTCTTCGACGCTTAAAAGTGAGTTTTTATAGTTTGAAATTTCACTTGATAAAATCGCCGTGGCGACTGGACTTTCAAAGCTTTTGATGATACGTTTTTTATCGTCTGTGTCGATTATGACGAAGTTATTTTTTCTGCCAAGCTTTTCAATATATAGCTTTAAAAATAAAAGTCCGAATTTATGAAATGTGCAAAGCAGTGGCGAGTAGTTTTTGCCACTTTGGCTTAGCATCGTCATGGCTCTACTACGCATCTCGTTGGCGGCTTTGTTTGTAAAAGTAAGAGTTAGTGTATTTGCCGCGTCTATACCGACCTCGCCGATGAGGTAGGCAAGCCTAGTTGTGATGGTCTTTGTCTTGCCGCTGCCAGCTCCTGCAAGTATGAGCATCGGACCATCTATATGAGTAGCTGCTTCGCGCTGAGATTCGTTTAAATTTGATAGTAAATTTTCCATTTTTTGCTTTTTAAATTTTCTTTTGATTTTAGCCAAAAATGCTTAAAATTACTATTTTTTCTTAAATATATCTTTATTTTTAGGATTTTGTAAAAAGACTGAAACCGATTTTTTTGTGTGGTCCGCTTGCTTCTCTTTTGGCTTATGAATAGAAAAATTTACAAGGATCGGGCTATTTTCAACCAAAATTTGAACCACTGCACCGAGTGGAAAGGAGACCACAGAGGCAAAATTTTCACTACCAAATCCAGCCTCGAAGCTAAGCTCATCCTGCGTTAACTTCGCACTCTCAAGCGTGTAGCCACCAAGTGAAAACATAATGACTGGCATATTAAAGCTTCTACTTATCTCATCTGGCAAGCTTGGCTCAAAGCTAACTAGCGGTAAATTTGCCATAACTGAGAAATTTACCCCTTTTTCAAGCAAAAAATCAATGCACTCATAGACATGCATCTTCATCAAAAGTGAAAATTTCTCATCATCTAAAATTTCGTCTAACATCTTAATCCTTTGAAATTTCTAAAAACTCATCTACTAGCTTTTTAACCTCGTTTATACCGATCTGCCAGAAATTTTTATCATCGATATCAAAGCCAAATTTAGCTACAAGCTCCTTTGGACTAAGGCTACCGCCAAGGCTCAAAAACTCGGTGTAAATTTCAACAAAATTTTTGCATTTGCCACTTTTGTAAAGTCCAAAAAGTGCAAGCACAAGAAGCTGCGCATAAGAGTAGGCGTAGCAGTAAAATGGCGTGTGGATGAAATGTGGGATGTAGCTCCACCAAATTTTGTAGTAGTCATTTAGTGTGACGCTTTTGCCAAACATCTTTTTGCTCTCTCTTAGCCAAATTTTATTTAGCTCATCTAGGCTGATCTCGCCCTCATGTGCGTGCACGGCTCTTTCAAAGGTGGTGAAATTTATCTGGCGGTAAAGCGTGGCAAATATATCCTCAATCTTGCCAGCAAGCAGTGAAATTTTCTCTTTTTTGCTAAGGCCGTCTTTAATGTGATCAAAAACTAGCATCTCGCAAAAGACCGAAGCCGTCTCAGCCGTGGTTAGCGGAGTGTCTGAGTTTAGGTAGCTTACATTATATGATAGTTTTTGATGCACGGCATGGCCAAGCTCGTGAGCTAGCGTAAAAAGGTCTCTTCGTTGGTTGGTGTGATTTAGCAAAACATAAGGGTGAGTGTCGCTTGATCCTGAGTGAGAAAACGCGCCACCTCGCTTGTTTGGTGCTGGATAAACGTCAATCCAGCCGTCACTAAAGGCACTTTTGGCAATCTCGCCAAATTTAGGTGAAAATGTCCCAAACGCCTTTAAAACTATCTTTTTGCACTCATCAAATTTATACTCCCCCTCGCTGCTAAGAGGCGCGTATCTATCGTAGTCATAAAGCTTTTTAAGGCCTAAAATTTCTTTTTTTCGCTCGTAAAATTTAGCAACTAGGTCAAAATTTTTCTCTGTTACGGCAATGAGCGAATCAACGCTTTTTTTGGTGATTTGATTTTCAAGGTGTCTTGGCTCTTCTGGTAGCTTGAAATTTCTAAGCTCGCAGCTAGTTTTTAGATCAGTTTTTATCATATTATATATGTAGCCAAGAAGGTGCTGGTGTTTGCTAAGCTCGTTTGAAAGGCTTTTAGCGGCTAGTTTTCGCACACTTTGATCGTTGTCATGAAGCTTGGCTAAAGTTTCCTCTTCATTTAAAAGCTCACCTTTAAATTTAAACCTCATTTTGCTCATGCTCTCATCAAAAAGCCTTGAAAAGCCCTCAGCTCCAGTGCTTGCGGTGCGAAGCAAAACTCTTTCTTCGGCAACGCTTAGTTGGTGCGGTTTTGCTTTAGCGAGATTGCTTAGATAGTAGCCATATTTTTTAGAGCTTTTGATGATCTCTTTTTGTTTTTTAGGGCTAAACTCATTAAATTTGATCTCAAAAAATATCAAATTTTCATTTGCTTTTGTCGCTATCTCATCGATCTTTGCATAAAATGCACCCTTGCTTGTATCTTTGGCAAAATTTAAAAAAGCGTAAGTCATTACTTTTGAAATTTTAGCTATCAAATTTTCATATTCGCCAAATGCCTTTAAAAACTCGTCTGTTTTTAAATTTTCATAATTTTCTAGGTATTTATCTTTAAATTTCTCGCACTCTTTTTGTAAATTTAGTGCGCTTTGCTCGCACTCTTTTTCGTTTGCAAAAAGTGCTTTTAGATCCCAAATTTGCATATTTATCCTTTAAATTTTTGGGATATTTTACAAAAAAATGGATAAAAGTAAAATTTCAGCCAAAATTTAGCTGAAATTTTATGAATATTAGTTTGAAGTCTCTGAAGCTACGGCTGTAAAAAGCACGTCTGATGAGCTATTTAGCGCAGTTTCAACTGAGTCTTGGATAACACCAATTGTAAAACCAACTGTTACAAACTGCATTGCGATGTCATTACTGATACCAAAAAGACCGCACGCTAATGGCACTAGAAGCAAAGAGCCACCAGCCACGCCAGATGCGCCGCATGCACCAAGAGCTGAGATGAAACAAAGAAGTAGCGCATCGCCAAATGTAACTGTGATAGATGGGATAGAATTTACCGCAGTAAGCGCTAGAATACTAATGGTAACTGCCGCTCCGCCCATGTTTATAGTAGCACCAAGTGGGATAGAGATCGAGTAAAGCTCCTCTTTTAGACCAAGCTTTTTGCAAAGTGCCATATTTACAGGGATATTTGCGGCCGAGCTTCTTGTAAAAAATGCTGAAATAGCGCTCTCTTTTAGGCAGATCATGACAAGTGGATAAGGATTTTTTCTAGTTAATACAAAAACCATGGCTGGATAGATGATAAATGCGACAACAAGCATTGCTCCAACAAGAACTAAAATCAGTTTTAGATATCCTGCAAGTACTTCAAATCCAGTTTCATGAATGCTAATAGCTACCATACCAAAGATGCCAAATGGAGCTAGTCTAATGATAAATTTAACGATATGAGTCACACCATCGCTTATGTCTTTAAATACTTTTTTGGTCTCAGCTGTGGAGTTTCTAAGTGCGATACCACTACCAACCGCCCAAGTTATTATACCTATATAGTTACCATTTGCTAAAGCATTTATCGGGTTTTCAACCATTTTATAAATGAGATCTTTTAAAACATTAGTAATTCCCTGAGGCGCTGACATATCAGCACTTGCAAGACCTTTTAAAGAAAGCTCCACTGGAAATAAAAAACTAGCAATAACTGCAACAACGGCTGCTAAAAATGTACCAATTAGATAGAGTGTAATGATCTTTTGCATACCTTTTGTATGACCAAAATCTCTTAAAATGATGGATGTTGCCACTAAAACAAAGACAAGAATTGGTGCGATAGCTTTTAAAGCGCCTTTGAATAAATCGCCTAAAACTGAAGCTGAAGCTGCGATAGAATCGGCTGAACTAGCTTTTTCTTTGGCTTCATTTAGCTGCTTGGCTTCATCTTGACTAAGGCGAGTTTTTATAACTTCATCTACGCTCAAACCACTTTCGTTTTGAATAGTTTGAATTTTAGCCGAGATCTTGTTATAAGGAGCTGCTTCGTAGTGTGTGTAAAAGCCAACTAGGGCACCTAGGATGATACCAACTAAAATTTGAACGATCAAATTTCCGTCAGCGTATCTTCTTGCAATGTTTTTAAACATATTCATTTGACACCTTAATAAATTAGTTTTTGTTGATTTTAGCTAAACAATTTTTAAATATAAAGAATTTGATAAAGATTAATTAGCCTTTTAAATAGATTTGTTACAATTGCACAAAATTTAGTCAAGAAAAAAGGATGAAAATGTATCTATTTACCTCTGAAGTTGTAAGTCCAGGTCATCCAGATAAATGTGCTGATATCATCGCTGATAGCATAGTGGATACTATTTTAATACAAGATCCAAATGGTCGTGTCGCAAGTGAAGTCTTTGTGGCTGGAAAAAATATAGTAATAGGTGGAGAGATAAACTCAAAGGTAAAGCTCTCATATAAAGACTACGAAAAGATTGTAAAAGACGCTCTTGCGCATATCGGGTATGATGGAAAGAGTAATTTTACAAAAGAGCAGTGCTTGCATCCAGATGATATCGAGGTCAAAGTTTATTTAAATCAACAAAGCCCAGATATAAATCAAGGCGTTGATCAAAGTAGTGGTGAGATCGGAGCAGGTGATCAAGGCATTATGTTTGGTTTTGCAAGCTGCGAAGCGAAAGAATTTATGCCAGCAGCTATAACTTACGCAAGAATGCTTTGTGAAAAAGTATATAAATTTGCCAAAGCAAACCCTGATAAACTTGGTGTTGATATAAAAACGCAAGTTACTATTGATTACGGCAGCAAAGATAACTTTGAAAACTGCAAACCTCAAAGTATCCACACTATCGTTGTCTCTGCCCCTTGCGTGGAGAGCATGAAGATAGAAGAGCTTCGCGCACTAATTCAAAATTTAATAGACGAAACCGGACTTCCAAAAGAGCTATATAATAAAGAAAAAACGATCACCTATATAAACCCAACAGGCAGATATGTAAATCACAGCTCACTTCACGATAGCGGCCTAACAGGTAGAAAACTAATCGTTGATAGCTTTGGTGGATATAGTCCAATAGGCGGCGGTGCTCAGTCAAGTAAGGACTACACAAAGGTTGATCGCAGCGGACTTTACGCAGCGCGCTGGATAGCTAAAAACATAGTCGCAGCTGGCCTTGCAAAAAAATGTATCGTCCAGATAAGCTACGCGATCGGTGTTGCAAAGCCAACTTCAGTTAGTGTTGATACCATGGGAACTCATGCAAATGGCATAAATGACGATATGCTTTCAAATTTTGTAAGCGAGCATTTCGCTCTAACGCCTCGCTGGATAACAAATAAATTTGGTCTTGATAAGCCAAGTAAAGATACGTTTTTATATGCAAAAGTAGCTGCAAAAGGTCAAGTAGGAAATGCAAAATACCCTTGGGAAAAGCTTGATGCGGTTGATACTTTCAAAGCTTTACTGAAAAAATAATCATATCAAAGTGGCTTTATCTAAAAGCCACTTTAAATTTCTTTTTAAAACTCATCCCAAAATACTTTTTTAGGTTTTATGATCTCACTTTTTGAGCCATTTACGCTGTGATAGACCGTTTTATTGTATTTTGTGGCAAGGTACTTTATTAGTAGCCTTTGAAGCCCAGGTTCGCTACTTGGCACAAACCAACCATTGTTTGTGATAGCTACAACCACGTCAAATTCGCCATTATAAAGCTCCTCTTTTGTTGCCTCATAGCAGATAGCGTTTCTAATTTTTACTCCATCTACCTCGTAGTCGCTAAAATTTTCAGCCTTTTTAAAGTCACTAGCTCCACCAAAAAATAGCTTATTTACTGCATCTTGCATAAATTTTGGCAAAGGAATTTCTTCACCAAATGGCACTAAAAATTTCTTATCCATTCGCCTTAGATTACCATCTTGAAACAAAAATGTAGAGTTATAAATTTGCTTATTTTCATAAGCAAGTGCGCCAGCTACGATGGTTATCTGTTTTGAAAGCTCTTTTAGTTCATCAACAAGTAGCGGCTCATTTGTCATAAATAACGGAAATGCGCTCTCCGGAAGGACAATAAGGCGTTTTTGCTCGGCTATGGCGTTATTTATTAAGTCTAAATTTTCATTTGTAAATTTCATGCGCAAGCTTTTATCCCAGCGCACTCTTTGAGCAATATCGGTGTTTATTAGCTCTACGTCAAATGGTAGAGTCTTTGCCTCGCTACTTTTAAACTGCAAAGCGGCGATTATGCAGATAAAAGCTAGGATAAATTTTAAAATTTTACCTTTTAAACTCAAAGAAATGGCTGCTAAAAATATAAATATAAGCCCCCTAATGCTTGGCTCAAAAGCTCCTAAAACAAGTGTCGCTTCAAGATTAAACCAGTTAAAGCCAAATGGATGCACGTAGCTTATTAAAAATAGCAAAACAGCTCTTAGTGCCACAAAGCTTGGGAAAGAGGCTATCCAAAATAAAAGCCCATAAACAAGGGCTACAAAAAGTATGACAAATGGGATAAGCCAGATTAGTTCATAGTAGATGAAGCTAAAGCTGATCCAATAAAACCATAAAATTCCTGTGAAAAATCCAGCCACGAAAAAACCAGCTCTGTTTAAATTTATAATGATGTAAATTCCAGTCAAAGTTAGAAACGGTGAGATGAAATTTAAGAGCAAATTCTCGAAGAGGCTTAAAAAAATAAAGTTAGAAAGCAAAAAAGCACCGACAAAGGCTTTTATTATAATTTTAGTGCTAAAATGTCCATTTAAAAATCTTACAAATAAGGAAATCCATGCAAAACGCTGATTTTTTAACATCATTACTACCTCTTGTTGTGCTTTTCGCCATATTTTACTTTTTGGTTATTAGACCTCAACAAAAACAACAAAAAGCCCATGCAGCAATGCTCGCAGCTCTTGATAAAGGTGATAAGATAATAACTAATGGCGGACTTATCTGCGAAGTGATTAAAGCCGAAAATGATTTTATCAAAGTTAAACTTAACGATGATGTAATCGTTCGTATAGCACGCGAGTTTGTAGCTAAAAAGATCGAAGATAAATAATGCGTAACGCAAGAGTCACATATAGGCTAATTATCTTAATATTAGCCTTGATTTTTGGTTTTGGCTTTTCGGTGCCATCTTTTTTTCAGACTCAAAATGGGGCTAAAATTTCACTTGGCCTTGATCTTCAAGGTGGCCTTCATATGCTACTTGGTGTTGAAACGAGCGAAGCTATTCACTCAAAAATAAAATCAATAGCTGGAAGTATAAATTATTATGCTAAAAAAGAAGATGTGTTAATTGATAAATTTAAGATTAAAGAAGAGAACATTGACTTTACTCTTCTTGATGGCGACGAAGCTCCAAAAGTAGATAAAGCACTTGCTGAGATAAAGGGGCTTGATATCAAAAAAGATGGTTTAAATTACAGCATATCTTTAACCGAGCAAGAAAGAACGGATACGATCGAGTATGCGATCTCGCAAGCTGTTGAAACTATTAGAAACAGACTCGATCAGTTTGGTCTAGCTGAGCCAACTGTTGCCAGACAGGGCAAAGACAATATCCTAGTTGAGCTTCCTGGCATAAAGACTGAAGAGGATGAGCAAAGAGCAAGAGATCTCATCGCAAAGGCTGCTCACTTGCAGCTTATGGCAGTTGATGATAAAAGACAAGATCAGGCTAATACGATGAGCGAGGCTGAAGCTGAAAGCTACGGCGATGTGATCTTTAAAGATGCTAAAAATGACCGCGTGAAATATGTCGTTAAAAATATCCCAGTGCTTGACGGCTCGATGCTAACTGATGCAAAGGTTGCATTTTCTCAGCAAAATAACCTACCGATCATAAATTTCACTCTCAACTCAGAGGGCGCTAGAATTTTTGGTGATTTTACTGGTGCAAATGTCGGAAAAAGGCTTGCTATTGTGCTTGATGGGAAGGTTTATTCAGCTCCTGTTATAAATGAAAGAATAGGTGGTGGCAGCGGTCAGATCAGCGGCGGCTTTACCCTTGATGAGGCTCACGACGTAGCGATCGCTCTTAGAAGCGGTGCACTTTTAGCCCCTGTTAAGATGCTGGAAAAAAGAAGCGTTGGCCCATCTTTAGGACAAGAGAGTATCAACCAAAGCATGGTAGCACTTGCTGCTGGATCTATCTTAGTCGTGTTATTTATGCTAGTTTATTATGGAATTTCTGGAATTTTTGCAAATATAGCACTAGTTGCGGATGTTGTTATATTGGTAGCCGTGATGGCGCTTTTTGGAGCGACACTTACACTTCCTGGTATGGCTGGTATTGTGCTAACGATCGGTATGGCTGTTGATGCAAATGTCATCATAAATGAGCGTATACGTGAGCTTTTGCGTGAAGGTGTAGCGATAAGGACAGCTGTGCAAAAGGGTTATGAGCACGCTATGAGTGCGATTATTGACTCAAACTTAACTACCATTATCACAGTTGCTGTGCTTTATGCTTATGGTACTGGCCCAGTTAAAGGCTTTGCTGTGACAATGGCGATAGGTATCATGGCTTCGATGCTAACAGCTATACTTGGCACTCACGGTATGTTTGATGCTGCTATGGATAA
It includes:
- the secD gene encoding protein translocase subunit SecD — its product is MRNARVTYRLIILILALIFGFGFSVPSFFQTQNGAKISLGLDLQGGLHMLLGVETSEAIHSKIKSIAGSINYYAKKEDVLIDKFKIKEENIDFTLLDGDEAPKVDKALAEIKGLDIKKDGLNYSISLTEQERTDTIEYAISQAVETIRNRLDQFGLAEPTVARQGKDNILVELPGIKTEEDEQRARDLIAKAAHLQLMAVDDKRQDQANTMSEAEAESYGDVIFKDAKNDRVKYVVKNIPVLDGSMLTDAKVAFSQQNNLPIINFTLNSEGARIFGDFTGANVGKRLAIVLDGKVYSAPVINERIGGGSGQISGGFTLDEAHDVAIALRSGALLAPVKMLEKRSVGPSLGQESINQSMVALAAGSILVVLFMLVYYGISGIFANIALVADVVILVAVMALFGATLTLPGMAGIVLTIGMAVDANVIINERIRELLREGVAIRTAVQKGYEHAMSAIIDSNLTTIITVAVLYAYGTGPVKGFAVTMAIGIMASMLTAILGTHGMFDAAMDKIEKSGNTRLWFGYKRS